The Canis aureus isolate CA01 chromosome 11, VMU_Caureus_v.1.0, whole genome shotgun sequence genome has a segment encoding these proteins:
- the MAFF gene encoding transcription factor MafF isoform X1 yields MNERNPVSAQRAPSANMSVDPLSSKALKIKRELSENTPHLSDEALMGLSVRELNRHLRGLSAEEVTRLKQRRRTLKNRGYAASCRVKRVCQKEELQKQKSELEREVDKLARENAAMRLELDALRGKCEALQGFARSVAARGPAALVAPASVITIVKSAPGPGSGPAPAPGPGPAPAACS; encoded by the exons ATGAATGAAAGGAATCCT GTCTCAGCCCAGAGGGCACCTTCTGCAAATATGTCCGTGGATCCCTTATCCAGCAAAGCCCTGAAG ATCAAGCGTGAGCTGAGCGAGAACACGCCGCACCTGTCGGACGAGGCGCTGATGGGGCTGTCGGTGCGCGAGCTGAACCGGCACCTGCGCGGGCTCTCGGCCGAGGAGGTGACGCGGCTCAAGCAGCGGCGCCGCACGCTCAAGAACCGCGGCTACGCGGCCAGCTGCCGCGTGAAGCGCGTGTGCcagaaggaggagctgcagaaGCAGAAGTCGGAGCTGGAGCGCGAGGTGGACAAGCTGGCGCGCGAGAACGCAGCCATGCGCCTGGAGCTCGACGCGCTGCGCGGCAAGTGCGAGGCGCTGCAGGGCTTCGCGCGCTCCGTGGCCGCCCGCGGGCCCGCAGCCCTCGTGGCGCCCGCGAGCGTCATCACCATCGTCAAGTCGGCCCCCGGGCCCGggtcgggccccgcccccgcccccgggcccggccccgcccccgccgcctgcTCCTAg
- the MAFF gene encoding transcription factor MafF isoform X2, with amino-acid sequence MSVDPLSSKALKIKRELSENTPHLSDEALMGLSVRELNRHLRGLSAEEVTRLKQRRRTLKNRGYAASCRVKRVCQKEELQKQKSELEREVDKLARENAAMRLELDALRGKCEALQGFARSVAARGPAALVAPASVITIVKSAPGPGSGPAPAPGPGPAPAACS; translated from the exons ATGTCCGTGGATCCCTTATCCAGCAAAGCCCTGAAG ATCAAGCGTGAGCTGAGCGAGAACACGCCGCACCTGTCGGACGAGGCGCTGATGGGGCTGTCGGTGCGCGAGCTGAACCGGCACCTGCGCGGGCTCTCGGCCGAGGAGGTGACGCGGCTCAAGCAGCGGCGCCGCACGCTCAAGAACCGCGGCTACGCGGCCAGCTGCCGCGTGAAGCGCGTGTGCcagaaggaggagctgcagaaGCAGAAGTCGGAGCTGGAGCGCGAGGTGGACAAGCTGGCGCGCGAGAACGCAGCCATGCGCCTGGAGCTCGACGCGCTGCGCGGCAAGTGCGAGGCGCTGCAGGGCTTCGCGCGCTCCGTGGCCGCCCGCGGGCCCGCAGCCCTCGTGGCGCCCGCGAGCGTCATCACCATCGTCAAGTCGGCCCCCGGGCCCGggtcgggccccgcccccgcccccgggcccggccccgcccccgccgcctgcTCCTAg